DNA from Fusarium musae strain F31 chromosome 7, whole genome shotgun sequence:
AAGTTAGGTATTCAGATGTACTGGGcctatcttaagtattttatagctttgaCCCAGTAACGACCAAAAAAATGGGATCCAGATATTCCAATAAGCCACAGAAGTATCAACAGTAAAGTCTCTAGCCAGACTGAagtcttaataaacttaatcaATAAGGTTGCCTTTAGGCTGCAGCATCTCAACCAAATCTAAACAAGATGAACACGTCGCCCAACCACCtgaataaaaagattatgtGCGCAACAAAGAGTTTTGTCCGAAAGTCAAAAGAGCCCTTCGGCGGGCAAACGAAGCCGTAGTCAATTGAACAGAATTCGCCTGACTAAGCACATTCGCCCCATGAAATGATAACTGATGCCAAGGCAACAAACAGTAGTATCAACAGTGGCCTATCTTAGGTATACTGTTCTCCCTTGGCATATGATGCTACAAGAGATGAGCACATCTTGTAATAAAGCACGAAGCGCATGATATCACATAATAACGGTTCATTTTGGAGACTGAGGAGAGGTTAGTAATATGTCGGGATAGATTTGGACGAAGCGTTGAATGGTACACACATAGATATATGTAATGATAGCCTATCAAGAATAGCAAACCCGTCTATATGATCACAACCAATATACCCACGATCAATCATATATGACCCAGCATCAAATCTACAGGCTCCTTTTATAACATTGGTTCTTCCCCTTGTATGCTATCCCCATCATCGGCACCATCGCCATGTAATAATCCACTACTTTCACCGCCGCCATTGTCATCTGCTATCCTGTCTGTCACGCCAGTCTCATGACCAGCACCACCGGGTGCCAGACCCATAGTGCGGCGTGTCTCTTCGGCACCATTGAGGACATACCAGACGTCCTTCTTCGTCAACAAGCCCTGCAGTACTCCGCGATCGCTGAAGAGAAGATATCTCAGGCCGAGCTTTTGAAAATATGTAGCGACAAGGTGAAGACTTGTATGCGAAGCCCGGGTAAGCGGTGTTTGGTCCATCCAGGGGCGAAGATCCAGGGTCGTACGTGGATCTGCCATGGGTTGGTGAGAGAAAAAGGCTTCAGTCTCAGGTGGTAGCAAACGAGGTGCTTgcgttgaggctgagagatTATATGCCAGCTCGGCACGAGAGATATATCCAAGAAGAATGGCTTCTCGGGGATCTGATATGACGGGGAAACCGCGGTATGGGTGCATCTCGAGGATAGTGGTGAGAGATGCGATGGTGTGACCTGTGGCAGTAAGAACTACAAGATCCTCGATGCGAGTCAtgacttgagaagctgggatGTCAGGGATAGATTCGTTGTTCTCACTGTTGTCGAGAAAGGGATACTCGTTGAAGTGAATCCACGATTCGTAGATACCGCGACGAGAGAAAGCATCGCCCACCCACTTTGATATCATGACAGCGATCATAATGGGGAGAACATAGGTGAGGGCGCCCGTGAGCTCGAACATGATGACGACAATAGAGACAGTCAAACGGGTTACTCCAGCAAgagatgctgctgctccGACGATGGCGTATGTCCCTGGTGTGACGCAGGGTATGTCAGGTTCGCATGAGCCAAATAAGAAGAATCCAGGGTGATTGGTAACCCAAATCTCCATGATGATACCTACAGCGCGGCCTGTCAAGGCACCAATGGCCATAGAAGGGAGAATGATTCCGGCGGGAATCTGGAGACCGAATGTGACAgcggcgaggaagaagcccaATACAGATGCAAAGACTAGGAGGACAATGGTCCTAGCCGAGGCAGCTCCTGTTCTACAGAGGCCGATGGGGTCGTCAAGAACCTGCGAGCATTCTGAAAAGAGGTTGGAGACGAGCTCAGTCGTCTGCACTTTCATGTAGAAGTTGGGGTAGTTGATGAGGGCCGTGAAGAAGGCCACGATGAGAACTTGGACGATAGGGCCTGGAATCCATCGGTTCGACTTCTTCCAGCGAGCAATAGCCATGTTGAGCCTTATGAAGAAACCGCCATGTATGCCCTGGAGAGGAAATACTGTTAGTTACTTGTTCTGTTTGTACTTGGTATTGGACTTACACCCATGATGCCTAGTATGGCGTAGGGGAGCAGCTCGAAGCCATGCCATCCAATGCTGTAGTGAACCTGATACAAGACAAGCTTGCCAGATCGAAAGGGATCGAAAGCCTGAAGAACAACTGCAGCAGTCATGGCACAGACAAAGCTCTGCCACATCGTCTTGTCTGGAAAGTAATAAGACAAAGTCTGTAAAGAGTTGGTATATTAGTGTTGGTTATAAGTCTGGGACTGAGCATAACTAACCTCGAGACTGAATAAGACACCACCGATGGGGGAACCAAATGCAACTGAGACACCTGAAGCGGCAGCAGCCGAAAGAACCTCACGCTTGCGGGCTAATGGCGTTAGCTGATGGAAACCGACTGCATCAGAGGGAAGCTTTTACCTTCATTGTCATTGATGTTGCGGAACAATTTCGTAAATACGTTGGCGCAACAGCAAGCAACATGAATTAGGGGGCCTTCTTTACCCAACCACATGCCTGATGCAACCGCAAGAGCCTGTGATGGTGTCAGTGACGAGCTGGTAAGCAGTATAGACTTGACTAACAAGACCAAgagacttgatgatgagtgTCCAGAGTCCAAGGAACCGTCGAATGACGAAGCCCCCCAGAACAGTCTTGATTTCTGGAATACCACTGTGTTTTGCGTAGATGGCATATTCTTGGACGAGAAGGGCTGCGACATATGCAAACAGCATCTTGCAATTGTTAGTCATATGAGGTAGTAGAAGCTATGGGGTCCCCGTGGACTGTACATACCGCGAaagaaatgaagaagaaatacTCGATGAACCACTTGCCACCTTTTGAATGGACTCCCAGGGCGTCGCCCCAAGTCTTCCAACCGTCGCATTTGGAGCCTTGGTCATAGCCATAACAGCAGAAGGCCTTGTTTAGGTAAAAATGGCCTCCTTCTGGACCACTGGCGCAGTATCCTTCCTTCAAATCTCCAAGCCAATCGGTCGTGACGTTGatgacagcagcaacagtgCCTACAAGCATACCCGTCAAAAGCAGGACGATCCAGACTTGGCTGGCATCAATGAGGCGTCGCACATAACCTACAACCCCAGACGCACTCGAGTATAGCATGCGCAATCTCTGGCGCTCTTTTGTGTATTCGAAGATCCAATCGATGGCCGTAAGATCCTCGTAACCAACTCGACGCCCTGGTCCCTCGACATACCAATCATGCGGCACACCATCCTTGGAAGCTTCGTTGAATATGACAGTCTCAGGGCGCGGGGGGGTATTAGAGCTTGGATAAACAGCCGGAGACGGTCCTCTCGAGGAGGCATGCAGTCGTGAACCTGTGATGGCGGAGAGAAGTCGAGAGGGCGCAGACCAGAACGAGGGCCCCTGTCTACGTTTAAAGGTCATGGGCGCACCCAGATTGCTCTGAAGCGGATCGTCGCCGAGCACATGATCTCGGTCGCGAGACCTTCCCCGGCCGCTGTCATCGCTGGCGTCGTCGTGAAGGAAATCGAGCTCGTCGCGATCGTCGGCATTGGAGTTTGGAGTAAGCGACGAGGACGAAGCGGCGGAAGCGGAAGCGGAAGCGGAAGCGGAAGCAGAATCAGAAGCGAAGGCGTAGGGGTCGTTTTGAGACGCTCCAGACATGATGCGGCTCATGACATTGTGATCATGCGGTGTAAGAGCTCACAGCTGGCACAGAGTCTTTGGTTTGTGAGAGGTTTGAAAGGGAGAGTGAAGATAAAGTTAGATACGAGGCTGTTGGTGTCCATTTCAAGTGCGCTATTGACTCGGAGAGTTCAGTGGAGGACACGGAATGGCTACAGTAGGTCCTGGTTGGCTGTTGTAGGGTTTGGATTGCCTAAAACGTCGACTCGACCAGCTGAGAACATTGGATGCATCAGTGACTTAGACGGTGCCGGGTGGTTGATTATAGCTGAGACAAGCAAGAGTCTCAAGAAATATTGAAACATTCTAGTTAGGTTGTTATTGTCTCGAGTTGCATTTTTGAGGCTCaagtttaattacttactacCTAAACCGATTTCCTGGTCTCGCGAAGATCTTGGCTTTCATTGTCCTTGTCTTGAAACACTTATTTATTGATAGACTAGCAGTATATGATACTACGAAACGATATGCTTAGGTCTCAGTAACAGTTGGGATTTCTTCATCATTAAGATGAATTTGCTGATATTACGCTTTCTGTGGCCTAAATGTTGGAGGTTTCTAGAATTCAGTCATCTACTATAAGGCACGGAGGGGAATTTACCTACCTATAGAATAGTGGGACCCAACAAAGAAAGTTGTGGCAAGTCGAGTCCATATCTCACCTCACACATGtgctcttctcatctttgTTAGCAACTATTCTCATATACAACCAAGTCTttatcttcatcaagaaactCGATTGCTGCAGTCGACGTACGAAAACTACAGCTCGGTCGGTATTTCGAACTCAACTCATTACTACAAAATAGAGACAGGATGGCTGAGAATACAACAAGTACTGCTTCTCAACCTACAGACATCAACAAGATACAGTCACTTCTCAAGGCCAAAGATGATACCCAAAGATTTGTTGGACTGGCCCTCCTAAAATCTCTTCTCGACACCTCAGAACAACTCCGCCAAGATGAGCAAACAGTTCAAGGTCTATGGTCCAGTCTCTCACCCAAGTTCCTCGACCGACTGCTGCGCACAGGCTCAAAGCCTTCAACCCAGAATTCAAAAGAGATGTTGGATTTGGCTGTATCTGTCTTGTACATTTTCTCCATTCTTCTTCCCGACCAGGCCAAGAGTGATGCCAAATTCATCAACAGGATCCCCTTGCTCGTCAATGCAGTTCTCTACAGGTGTGAAGCCTCCTCGCCAGGCAAAAGGAACAAACTAATGACTGTCTCAGCTCTGAAGATACCACAAGGTTAATACTTCAACTGATACATACACTAGCAAGCTCACAACAAGGAGCACAAGAGTTCATCAAGGTAGAAGACTTTAGCTCCCTTACCGAGATCGCTCCTAGCCATGCACAGGTTCTAGATATCTTTTGCTTTGCATGGCTCAATTCCATGACAACCACTGAAGATCCCTCGATGCTGGCGAGGCAGGTTGACGACACGATCCAGAGTCTAGTCTCATCATTCACTGGAACTGATGGTGTCACCCTTCTCGAGTTCCTTGGTTACTTTCTTCGGCATGCCAACTCTTCTGTGCGTTTTCCACGCCTTCTCCAAGAGAATCATCTAACAATTTGCACCAGATGCTTCCTCAGCATCCCAGGTGGCTCAAGGCAGTCGTTATCTATGTTCAAAACCTCGTCACAAGTAGGCCAACACCTGAAGCCCGAGCGGCATATACAAATGCCACAGCCTCCATACTCCAAGCTTTCCCGTCTGAGGCACCGAAGTTGGTGTTTATCGATGACAAAAAGGATGACAAGGCCTTCTCATACctgctcatcaacctcctgcTCATCGATATTCGCTCTTCGGCTCCCACTCTTCTAGAACAGCTAAATAAGCCCGAGTATCCCAAAGTCTCAACACGCCTCACTTCTGCATTCGACGTCATCTCAATCTTCATTGGATACCTTGTGCAGTGCTTGGAAGACGAGTCCATGGAAACCTTCTTCATGACCCCCGAgaacctcctcaagcttcgTAAGGGCATTTCCGAGACAATGTCGCTCACAGCCGAGTATCTTCGCGATCGATGGGATGCTTCAGTCGCCGGAGCAATGGGACTACATCCAGACGCCCGAACTGGCACGACAGACACATCAACTGGAGTCCACCACACACTCGCTTGGGGCTCAATGAGGGATAATGCTGACGATGATATGTTCATACTTTCAGCTGTACGAGCGTTGGCGCTCTGGCTgcgagaagaggagaatgaTATCCTGCGGAAGGAGGCTACTGGTTTGATGGATATGTTTATGGATCTTTACAAATCCAGCTCTCAACATAAACTCGACTTCCGATCCCCTGTCCTCGTGACTCTAGAGGGTGTGACTACGCTACCCCAAGGTCGCGAGCTGTTGCTCGCCAACGAAGGTTGGATAATTCTCACCCACGATCTGAACTCTATCCTGCAGTATGCCTCACGGACTTGCGGAGAGCAGGAGGCCGCTCGGGCTACAGACATTGTTCGCATTCTACTTCCCATAGTTGAGCAAGAATCCAATGGTGTTCCTGAAGCTTGGATGGATCTCATCACTTCAGTAGCAGCATGGGATATCCCTGATTCAGAGTTATCACCCCAGGTACAGGAGGCAGTAATATCCTCTTTGCAACTTTGCTGTTCGGTGCTGGGAGGGGCGAACCGGGGCATGCGGCAGAGATACAAGCATTCTATTGCTGCTATCCACGGGATTACGTCTCAACTTGCTAAGCAAGTGAATGATGATAACCCTGAGAGGGAGATGTTAGAAGATGTTCTCGCTACATTGGGTTCGTTAACGCAGGAATGATGACAACTACAGGATAGCCTTTCGGGTGTTCTAATCTTGACACAACGCTCAGAGCTAAATGCTGTGTGGAATAGATAGTGCTTATGTCAATACGTCAAGCGGTTAAATACATCATGGTGTTCTGTCCTACCCCTCACGAGATTGCGGCATCCCCTTTGGCCAACAGTAACTTCATCAATCACGCTGACGAAACTTGGGCGTTGCGTTGTAAGAGATGAATAAGCCACCCGCTTACATGGCGTTGATTGATGGTGCCTCGTATAAGAGGCTTATATCCATACACTCTATTTAGCTGGTCTTTAAGTCCTGATGGAATCGAATCTAAACCGATAGCCTTTGTTCATGAATAGTCTCATTGGCCTATCGCGTCCAACTCCCATCAGTCAGTTTCTCAAGCGCCAACGTCTTCATACAATGGCTACCCACTACGACGTTATCGTCCTCGGCTCCGGTCAGAGTGGCAACCCAGTCGCCAAAACCTTCGCCAATGCTGGTCGCAAAACGGCCGTGATTGAGCGCACTGCTCTGGGCGGCACTTGCGTCAACGTGGGTTGCACGCCTACAAAGACCATGATCGCCTCTGGAAGAGCAGCCTACATGACCAAACGTGGTAAAGACTATGGCGTACACGGAGGAAACGGTAAGGTTGAGATCGACATGGCTCGCGTAAGGCAGCGCAAGCGCGAAATCGTGGAGCAGTGGAACGCCGGCAGTGTCAGAGGGTTGAATGCTGCAGGTGTCGATGTAATCATGGGCGATGGTAGCTTTGTCGGCGAGAAGAAACTCAAAGTTTTGTTGAACAATGGAGGCGAGAAAGAGGTCAGCGCCGATCAGATTTTCATCAACGTCGGTGAGAGGCCACTGAGGCCAGATATCACATGTCTCGACGATGTTGATCCAGCACGAGTACTCAACTCGACTACTATCATGGAACTGGGTGAGGTTCCACAGCGTCTCGTTGTGTTGGGCGGCGGGTATATCGGCCTTGAGTTTGGGCAGCTCTTTCGCCGCTTGGGCTCTGAAGTGACTGTTATTCAAAGGGCGAAGCAGCTTGTGCCCCGAGAAGACACTGACGTGGCGAAGTGCCTCCTGGATATCCTTCAACAGGATGGAATCACGGTTCATCTTTCGAGCACAGTGAGCTCGATATCAGCTTTCAAGGACACGAAGACACCATTCGCAGTGAGCATCAAGACCCCAGGAGGGGAGACAGAAGTTTCCGGAACACATCTTCTGCTGGCAACAGGCCGGGTGCCCAACACAGATAGCCTGAACCTCTCCAAAGTCGGCATCAAGACGACTCCTAGAGGTCACATTATTGTCGACGATAAACTCCAGACCACGGCTTCAGATATCTACGCTATAGGAGACTGCCACGGAGGTGCTGCTTTCACACACATGTCCTACGATGATTCCCGCATTATCCGCACCAACCTCATCCCGGAAGCTATGTCATCCACAACTCCAGCTATCCCTACGACAAAGGCGTCGATCTCACGAATTCTGACTCCTTATGTCATGTACACCGACCCACAGCTTGGTCATGTTGGGCTCCACGCTAGAGACCTCGCTAACAGTTCAAGGGAAGTGAAGACTGCCACGATGCCTATGAGTTATGTTGCAAGGGCGATGGAGACAGCAGAGCCACGTGGTATGATGAAGGCGACTGTGGATGCAAAAACCGGCGAGATCTTGGGATTCACATGTTTGGGCCTGGAAGGTGGTGAAATCATGTCGATTGTACAAACTGCTATGATGGGTAATTTGAAGTGGTGGGATCTGGAAGCAGCTGTTTATGCTCATCCGACTCTGGCCGAGAGTCTGAACAACCTGTGGCGGCACTGGGAATAGTTGATGTACCCCGAGTATGGCCATATATGACAGATGTAGTCAATATGAGGGCGTTCAAACTGCTGTGCTCTGTGGCTGCGTCGCTCCGGCAGTTTGGCCTGTCTTCTTTTCAGCTGCCTCCGCTTTAGCACGTCGTTTCCTCGCTCGTCGCACCTCAATTTCCACATGCAACATTTCAGCGTTGACAGAAACAAGCCTTGGGATAACTTCCTCTACTGCTTTCACGGAATGTGTTTGTGCCGTGCGGAGAGGCATAGGCGCGAATAACCCGAACCATTGCAGAGGGTTCTTGTTCTGTTTTCGCTTCTTTTCTCCAGGGCTGCTGGTCTCTTTGGcctctgttgttgatgcatCATCAGACTTCTCAGCTGAGGAGGTCTGTTCCTTATCTACTACATTATCTTCTTCCGGAACAGGAGAGATTGAGAATGTTGGGCTCTGGCTAGCATCCTGCTCAATAGCAAGAAGGCGTGTTGCTTGCATTCGTTCATCGTAGTGATCTTGACCGTACCTCATGCCTCTCTCGCCGGCGAAATTAGCACGGGCGATATCGTGAAAGACATCAGATTGAATCCGAGATAGACTCTGGCGGAGTCGGCTGTATTCATCTAGCAAGCTGAGATAGCGttcaaggagctcatcaaTGTGTTGCTGCTCCTCCATGATGTGTGATTATGTATAAAGAGTGCTTGTTTCTGGGGAACGCACAAGAATTTGGGATAATGGAAGCGGAATAACGACGATAATCGGGTTTTACGATTTGCAGAAGGTGAATCATAGAGTTTCGATTCAAGTATATGAACAAGAAAAACGACTTGCAGAtaatgttgttgagagaagATTGATTAAATCATGATGAGCCTGACTGTGCAATATTGAAGCTGCCTGCCATTGATGGAACCTAAATGAACAGCTGTTCCCTTTAGGCTTAGCTTGATATCGCCCCGCGGTGTCCGAGACATCCAATTCGGGCAGTCGAGGACTACGTACCTTAtgtattacttttatatataaggtactaatattagtaaatagcCTCAATCTTGAACCTACAATAATTGTATTTTGTTTGTGGATTATTTAGGCTTCAGCTGAGTTCTGTCTCCCTCAACCTCtaagcttcttgaccttcagTGGCCCGCCCGTATACAAAACAGTTGGAATGGCGGACACGAACACTACTATACCCAGACTCCATCCGACAGTTGCCCAACCAGCGCTGTCCTTGACCATTCCGCCCATTATAGGTCCTACCAGAGATCCTCCCGAGTATGCCATGTTGTAGAGGCCATACGCTTGAGCAATCTGCCCCACACCTTCAGTCCCGTCCTCGCCCTGGACGGACCAAGTGATCTCAGCCATCAGGGGCCCGAAGATGCACGCGGTTGTGATGCCCACACCAGCCAAGAGCCCGCAAAGAAGGATCTTGTCTTGAATTGTATTCTCGTCGACGAACCTCAGACATACGACAAATGGTGTGGCGAAGAGGAAGCCGAATGAAGCGAGCCACTTAGGCCCATATCGATCGCCAACCATGCCAACCACAGGTCCCAGAAATGATGGCAGAATGACCGGGAGGAATATCAGTCCTGCTCCGATCGAATCCCAGCCAAATATCTCGTGTgtgagaagagggagagtaCTTTCGAGCGCCGTGTTGATAAGTGCCTGAACGAAGGTTCCCCACAGAGCAGCCAGGAATCGAGGCTGCCCCAGGAGCTTAACGAGTGTCTTGATAGGAGATCGTGATGGGTCTGATACGGCCTTGGCCTGCCCATCTGTTTGCTGAGTGATGTtgtctttgttcttctcgatATTTGGTTCCTCCGTCACGGCACGTTCTGGGTCTGCCACGGCTATAGGTTCCGCCCTATCAAGCCACCTTTTGGCGTCCTTGacctcgatgatgatgagacgcAGGGCAATGTCAACGGCGAGAAGGCCAAAGCACATGGCGAAAACGGAGTAGTAACCTCCCTTTCCATATACGAGACCTCCCAGCAGAGGTGCAACCAAGATGCCCAGACTGCAAGCTGTGCTAATCCAACCCATGGCCTTGCCGATATGCTCCTTGTCGACAGTATCGACAACAAGCGCAAGACCAACAGTCCATGTTAGTGCGGCAGATATTCCTTGCAGAGCACGGCCGATCATGAAGAGAGCAAGCGTGCGACCTACGCATAGAAAAACAGTAGCACCACACAGTACAACAAGTCCTATAAGCATAGGCATCTGGCGGTTGTGGATTCGGTCGGCCAGATAACCCCAGACAGCTGATATAGTCACcataagttatatactacCACTTCAAGTAAGGACTGTGAACATACGGGAGCCAGCCAAGAGTGCAGCACCAAACACGGCCAATGCTATGGAGACCCAGTACTGCACCCGGTTTGTGCTGATACCAATTCGATCCTGAAGAGAGAATGGAAGTATGGGAACGATAACACCATACAGAAAGATGTCCTAGGGCCATATTATTCAATTGGCTTGTCAGAGCTGAAGAGCAACCGGCGACTTACAGTGAAGATCGCAAAGGAACATGTGGTGACGATGAGACCAGCCGAGGACCGCACCTTGAGCAGAACCGGCGGCTTGTCCTTGTGAGGCCATCTGAGCAACCCCATAGCCAGCAATTGACAGTCGGGGCTTTGTTTAGCGGACTCTTCAGGCCCGAGTGTTCATATCACCTCAAGAGAGGTCAAAGTCTGGGAAGATCGATCCAAACCGACTCTTTTTCAACATCTTCGTACCCACTTACGGCGCCCCGGATTGCGGACATCTCGCGCCCCGATGATGGACGGATGACAGGTCCGTACTCTTCATTTGGGTTTAGCGCCATCTCGAGactgtgatgtgatgaatgTGATGACTCTGAAGGTGAGATGTTTGCCGAAGATGCGGAGTATCTACAAGCTATTGATTACCAAGGCTTAGCTGCAGAAAGAAACTACGTTAATTGCAGATCTAGCAGAAGAAAGATGTGGGAGGCAGGCCTAGATGCAGGGTCAAATTATGCTTCAACGATTTCTTAGTTAATGCTTAGCTTGGCCAATACCAGACTACACAAAGGAACGAATTACAGTGAAAACCTAACTTGAATCTGTATATAATCAGACGCGGATTACTTGGCGATCATTCTGATGGTCTGTAAAAGCTGTAGTTGATGGTACAAAGTTGTCGAAGCCCTTAATTCCCAAGTAACCCAAACATATCTCGAGGTTTCATGAACTGGCTTATAATGCCATCGTTTCTTTAATCATCAAGAACACTTGATGTTAAAGAGGGGAGACAACTAATTGACTGGCGTGAAAGTGTTGCATACTACATATACATGCATTTCACAGCTGTTCCCCCCTGTTGAGGTTCCCCGAATGCTACGCCGACGATAGCTTGGCAATGCAAAACGATTGGTTCTTATATAGAGGGCGATCCGATCCTACCTATTAAGGATTTATGAAAATTCCACGCTTATCGATACTATTCAGAGATGGGACTCACAAAGCATCACCTGAAGTGAACTCAGCGAAAGGAAATAATTGGGCTGGCTAAACCTCTTCAAGCCACGAGACCGCGCAGATCGACGGATAGCATGCTAAACGCAGCTCATGTCTCAGTCTGAATCACGTATGAACGCATTTTAACGAAAGCGCCTTCGTGCAGGTGAGACAGGCAGATAAGCTGCATATTCCCCTTGTCCCATGTTGATAAGCTGGGGCCCCAAACATGCGATTGCGACAGGAGCATTATCAAGCTGAAATTGACAGGCGTGACAGAGCCTGCAGAGCTGCAGCTGGAGCCTGGAGGTCTGTTAAGGGCACACAAAATGTGACAAGTTCACGAGGCTGATCTCCACTGCATAAACTTGAGCAGGGAGCCCTTGATCAAAGTAATATCCCTGGGCTGAAGCTTCAGTGTTGATGTCGGTAAGTTCCTATACTAGCGAGCGGGTGCTGGGATGAGTGATTCCGAGATTTGTGTCCGCGCGTGTCTCCCCAGTCACCGTTTATCACAGGGCTGTTGTGTTGTTTATCagagactcagactcagagaGTAGTTAATGATAATACTCGGACTAACCATATTATTGTGGTGCAACAGGGACTCGAGAGACTCGGCAGATGCCAACAAACATGTTTTGTTCTTTTTGAATGTTTCCCTGCTTCGGAACGTCGCACTCAGCACTCAAAATAGTCGGTGGCCGTGTTAGGTGAAGGGGTTTTGTTTCTTTATTCGAACCTCCGAGCCAAAGGAGGTTGAAACATATCACACAAAGATCTTCGTCAATCCGCAGTGGCCAGTGGTCACGCGTGCGTCACAAATTGCATTGGCATCAAAGCACTCGACGCTTGGAAAGCAGATCCCCTTGTTAAGCGAGAGCTTTGAAGTTTGAATATTATACATACCTTCGGCCTAGGGGGTCAAGGGCATGGACCAGAGAGAGCTACTTGCAACAAGCCCCCCAACCCCCTCTGGATCACCAGATGGACGGGCTAGACGGGCTCTCAATGCGCTGCAACTTGCAAGGCGAGGCAATCAAGACCAGGCGGGAACTGAATGAGTTCAATCGGACATGTCACGATCTGATATACGACACCACCAGTGAAGCGAAGTCAAGGGACAAGCATACCCTTACAACAGAGAAACGCACGCACTGAGAACATTCGGATCTGAGGAGCGGATCGTCGTCCCATTCTCCAACCCCTATTCCCTAATTTTCTTTGGTTTGGTTCTCGTCCTTTATGTAAGCACTTGGAGCCAGGTGGTGGCTCAATCCTCGTGTCGTCATCAATTATCGCATTCGTCCTCTACTGCTGCTACTAACATAGCAGCTAGTCTAATAAGTCAACGTGAACAACAAAGGGTCCTTGTTTGCGCCATTCAGCACGGTTCTCGCGTAGtgcgtcaaggccaaggccaagtatTGGTTATGGTCAATAAAGGACTGACTGACAGGCCTTTGTCCCAAATTCCCAAGCCAAAGACCAGAGATTTTGCCCCTGAGTTGGAAAGGTTTCATATTTGCAACTGAGGGATACTCTGGATGGTTGTTATACGGGATAAGGCCGTCATTGAAGGAATGACGCTGATGTATCAGATATCAGTTTGATAAAGAGCTACTTTGCCCTGTGACACCGACATGTGCAGTTGGAAGTATCTGGGTATTGATGACTAACAGTGGACCCTTCCCTGAGGTGCACGCAGACCTGTCCCGTATCTTTGGGATGATGACGCTAA
Protein-coding regions in this window:
- a CDS encoding hypothetical protein (EggNog:ENOG41), which encodes MSGASQNDPYAFASDSASASASASASAASSSSLTPNSNADDRDELDFLHDDASDDSGRGRSRDRDHVLGDDPLQSNLGAPMTFKRRQGPSFWSAPSRLLSAITGSRLHASSRGPSPAVYPSSNTPPRPETVIFNEASKDGVPHDWYVEGPGRRVGYEDLTAIDWIFEYTKERQRLRMLYSSASGVVGYVRRLIDASQVWIVLLLTGMLVGTVAAVINVTTDWLGDLKEGYCASGPEGGHFYLNKAFCCYGYDQGSKCDGWKTWGDALGVHSKGGKWFIEYFFFISFAMLFAYVAALLVQEYAIYAKHSGIPEIKTVLGGFVIRRFLGLWTLIIKSLGLALAVASGMWLGKEGPLIHVACCCANVFTKLFRNINDNEARKREVLSAAAASGVSVAFGSPIGGVLFSLETLSYYFPDKTMWQSFVCAMTAAVVLQAFDPFRSGKLVLYQVHYSIGWHGFELLPYAILGIMGGIHGGFFIRLNMAIARWKKSNRWIPGPIVQVLIVAFFTALINYPNFYMKVQTTELVSNLFSECSQVLDDPIGLCRTGAASARTIVLLVFASVLGFFLAAVTFGLQIPAGIILPSMAIGALTGRAVGIIMEIWVTNHPGFFLFGSCEPDIPCVTPGTYAIVGAAASLAGVTRLTVSIVVIMFELTGALTYVLPIMIAVMISKWVGDAFSRRGIYESWIHFNEYPFLDNSENNESIPDIPASQVMTRIEDLVVLTATGHTIASLTTILEMHPYRGFPVISDPREAILLGYISRAELAYNLSASTQAPRLLPPETEAFFSHQPMADPRTTLDLRPWMDQTPLTRASHTSLHLVATYFQKLGLRYLLFSDRGVLQGLLTKKDVWYVLNGAEETRRTMGLAPGGAGHETGVTDRIADDNGGGESSGLLHGDGADDGDSIQGEEPML
- a CDS encoding hypothetical protein (EggNog:ENOG41) — encoded protein: MAENTTSTASQPTDINKIQSLLKAKDDTQRFVGLALLKSLLDTSEQLRQDEQTVQGLWSSLSPKFLDRLLRTGSKPSTQNSKEMLDLAVSVLYIFSILLPDQAKSDAKFINRIPLLVNAVLYRCEASSPGKRNKLMTVSALKIPQASSQQGAQEFIKVEDFSSLTEIAPSHAQVLDIFCFAWLNSMTTTEDPSMLARQVDDTIQSLVSSFTGTDGVTLLEFLGYFLRHANSSMLPQHPRWLKAVVIYVQNLVTSRPTPEARAAYTNATASILQAFPSEAPKLVFIDDKKDDKAFSYLLINLLLIDIRSSAPTLLEQLNKPEYPKVSTRLTSAFDVISIFIGYLVQCLEDESMETFFMTPENLLKLRKGISETMSLTAEYLRDRWDASVAGAMGLHPDARTGTTDTSTGVHHTLAWGSMRDNADDDMFILSAVRALALWLREEENDILRKEATGLMDMFMDLYKSSSQHKLDFRSPVLVTLEGVTTLPQGRELLLANEGWIILTHDLNSILQYASRTCGEQEAARATDIVRILLPIVEQESNGVPEAWMDLITSVAAWDIPDSELSPQVQEAVISSLQLCCSVLGGANRGMRQRYKHSIAAIHGITSQLAKQVNDDNPEREMLEDVLATLGSLTQE
- a CDS encoding hypothetical protein (EggNog:ENOG41), translated to MATHYDVIVLGSGQSGNPVAKTFANAGRKTAVIERTALGGTCVNVGCTPTKTMIASGRAAYMTKRGKDYGVHGGNGKVEIDMARVRQRKREIVEQWNAGSVRGLNAAGVDVIMGDGSFVGEKKLKVLLNNGGEKEVSADQIFINVGERPLRPDITCLDDVDPARVLNSTTIMELGEVPQRLVVLGGGYIGLEFGQLFRRLGSEVTVIQRAKQLVPREDTDVAKCLLDILQQDGITVHLSSTVSSISAFKDTKTPFAVSIKTPGGETEVSGTHLLLATGRVPNTDSLNLSKVGIKTTPRGHIIVDDKLQTTASDIYAIGDCHGGAAFTHMSYDDSRIIRTNLIPEAMSSTTPAIPTTKASISRILTPYVMYTDPQLGHVGLHARDLANSSREVKTATMPMSYVARAMETAEPRGMMKATVDAKTGEILGFTCLGLEGGEIMSIVQTAMMGNLKWWDLEAAVYAHPTLAESLNNLWRHWE
- a CDS encoding hypothetical protein (EggNog:ENOG41), with amino-acid sequence MEEQQHIDELLERYLSLLDEYSRLRQSLSRIQSDVFHDIARANFAGERGMRYGQDHYDERMQATRLLAIEQDASQSPTFSISPVPEEDNVVDKEQTSSAEKSDDASTTEAKETSSPGEKKRKQNKNPLQWFGLFAPMPLRTAQTHSVKAVEEVIPRLVSVNAEMLHVEIEVRRARKRRAKAEAAEKKTGQTAGATQPQSTAV